From a region of the Prevotella melaninogenica genome:
- a CDS encoding cupin domain-containing protein — protein sequence MAKVEKGIVFTSNNVIDYAEGGVVSKELVHSNAGSVTLFSFDAGQGLSEHTAPFDAFIQVVDGKMELTVENVKHVISAGESFIIPSGAPHAVNAPERFKMIITMIRG from the coding sequence ATGGCTAAAGTAGAAAAAGGAATTGTTTTCACTTCTAACAATGTGATTGATTATGCAGAAGGTGGCGTAGTAAGTAAAGAATTGGTACACAGCAATGCTGGTAGTGTTACCTTGTTTAGCTTCGATGCTGGCCAAGGACTTTCAGAGCATACCGCACCATTCGATGCTTTCATTCAGGTTGTTGATGGAAAAATGGAGTTGACCGTTGAAAACGTAAAGCATGTGATTAGTGCTGGCGAAAGTTTCATCATTCCAAGTGGCGCACCTCACGCTGTGAACGCACCTGAGCGATTCAAGATGATTATTACAATGATTAGAGGGTAG
- a CDS encoding polysaccharide deacetylase family protein, producing MLIEQPARWLRIFYPHALWRMDKNDHSVYLTFDDGPIPEATPFILDILDQFNAKAMFFMVADNVRKHPEIYEEVIRRGHKVGNHTYHHLGSFRHWTLTYAVDVTKADALLNTPYFRPPHGWLRHTVYWWVKQNYRVVMWDLVTRDYSKWLSAADVINNVKRYARNGSIITFHDSLKSIDKLRTALPESLQWLKDQGYEFKVFPDDPAETF from the coding sequence ATGCTAATAGAACAACCTGCACGCTGGCTACGTATCTTTTATCCACATGCTCTTTGGCGTATGGACAAGAACGACCATTCCGTTTATCTCACATTTGATGATGGACCAATACCTGAAGCAACACCATTTATTCTCGACATACTTGACCAATTCAATGCAAAGGCAATGTTCTTCATGGTTGCTGACAATGTAAGAAAACATCCAGAAATCTATGAGGAAGTAATTCGTCGTGGACATAAGGTGGGAAATCATACTTATCATCATCTTGGTTCTTTCAGACACTGGACACTAACCTATGCTGTAGATGTCACTAAGGCAGATGCGCTTCTCAACACTCCTTATTTTCGTCCACCACACGGATGGTTACGCCATACAGTATATTGGTGGGTAAAACAAAATTATCGTGTTGTTATGTGGGACCTTGTGACACGTGATTATTCTAAATGGTTATCAGCCGCAGATGTTATAAACAATGTAAAGCGATATGCTCGTAATGGTTCTATCATCACATTTCATGACTCTCTCAAAAGTATTGATAAGCTTCGTACAGCACTTCCAGAATCATTGCAATGGCTTAAAGACCAAGGTTATGAGTTTAAAGTCTTCCCTGATGACCCTGCCGAGACCTTTTAA
- a CDS encoding glycosyltransferase family 117 protein has translation MKQFRLVDNIVGWLAFFIAAFVYCSTIEPTASFWDCPEFITTGYKLEIGHPPGAPFFMLTANLFSHFASDPTEVARMVNTMSALLSATCIMFLFWTITHLSRRLIVRDGEAPSLAKTIAIEGAGLVGALIYTFSDTFWFSAVEGEVYAYSSAFTAVVFWLILKWEDNADKPHSDRWLVLITYMTGLSIGVHLLNLLCIPAIALVYYYKKVPNANLKGSLFALLLSVVLVAAVLYGVVPGIITVGGWFELFFTNTLGMPFNTGTIIYIALLIASFIWGIYETYQDKNPRRQNIAFLAALGLIGIPFYGYGWTAFFTGLVVLALVYVLLQWQRPFNKEGKKQRVALVSSRIKNTALLCMLMLFIGYSSYAVIVIRSTANPPMDQNSPEDIFTLGSYLSRDQYGDRPLLYGQAYSSQPAVAEDGMHYKFDEGAPVYERKEKASKDEKDSYFIVRHKATQVFEQNMLFPRMYNPGSAGLYEQWMGGITGHDVDGVKIPTQWENLKFFLSYQCNFMYWRYFMWNFAGRQNDIQGNGEPEHGNWITGISFIDNSLYGDQNLLPDELKANKGHNVFYCLPLLLGLIGLFWQAWRGKRGIQQFWVVFFLFFMTGLAIVIYLNQTPSQPRERDYAYAASFYAYAIWCGLGVLALYDWARKLKVAPVLSASVISLVCLLVPIQMASQTWDDHDRSGRYTCRDFGQNYLNSLQQKGNPIIFTNGDNDTFPLWYNQEVEGVRTDTRVCNLSYLQTDWYIDQMRRPAYNSPSVPISWPRLDYVSGTNEYVQIQPEFKEQIREFYKQDPVSAKAQFGDDPFELKNILKYWVRSKNADSHVIPTDTIYMTIDKEAVRRSGMMRPGDSIPDRMVISLAGKQALYKNDLMMLEMIANCNWTRPLYVAVTVGAENFMNLGENFIQEGLVNRISPFSTMDNANSTGINMRNFDTEKTYDVMMNRFKWGGLSKPGLYIDETVARMCYTHRREMADLALHLIAKGEKAKALKVLQKAEKEIPSYNVPISYMSGSSDMARAYALLGQKVKARQMYDDLWKTSLQYVNYYLSLNPRLFNMSQSSCKMNFQIMMNLVNENEQADREWANKHAAQLDNLFVRFKNRGGALM, from the coding sequence ATGAAACAATTCAGACTGGTGGACAACATCGTCGGATGGCTTGCATTCTTTATTGCAGCTTTCGTCTACTGTTCCACAATTGAACCGACAGCCAGTTTCTGGGACTGTCCCGAATTCATTACAACAGGCTATAAACTGGAGATTGGACACCCTCCTGGGGCACCATTCTTTATGCTTACAGCCAATCTTTTCTCACATTTTGCAAGCGACCCAACAGAGGTAGCACGTATGGTTAACACCATGAGCGCATTGCTTTCGGCAACGTGTATCATGTTCCTTTTCTGGACCATTACCCACCTCTCACGTCGACTGATTGTGCGTGATGGTGAAGCCCCTTCACTTGCAAAAACTATCGCCATAGAAGGTGCAGGCCTTGTTGGTGCACTGATTTATACTTTCAGTGACACTTTCTGGTTTTCAGCAGTTGAGGGCGAGGTATATGCCTATTCATCAGCGTTTACAGCTGTTGTGTTCTGGCTTATATTGAAATGGGAAGATAATGCAGACAAGCCTCATTCTGACCGTTGGTTGGTACTGATTACTTATATGACTGGTCTGTCAATTGGTGTGCACCTACTTAACCTTCTTTGTATTCCAGCCATTGCATTGGTTTACTATTATAAGAAGGTGCCAAATGCAAACTTGAAGGGTTCACTCTTTGCCTTGCTCCTTTCAGTAGTCCTCGTTGCAGCCGTTCTGTATGGTGTTGTTCCAGGTATTATCACAGTAGGTGGATGGTTTGAGTTGTTCTTCACAAATACACTTGGCATGCCATTCAACACGGGTACCATTATTTATATTGCCTTACTCATTGCTTCCTTCATTTGGGGCATTTATGAGACATATCAGGATAAGAACCCACGCCGTCAGAACATAGCATTCTTGGCAGCACTGGGACTGATTGGTATTCCATTCTATGGCTATGGATGGACAGCATTCTTTACAGGACTTGTTGTTCTTGCACTCGTTTACGTACTGCTTCAGTGGCAACGTCCATTTAACAAGGAAGGTAAAAAGCAACGTGTTGCACTTGTTTCTTCACGCATAAAGAATACAGCTTTGCTTTGTATGCTGATGTTGTTTATCGGCTACTCTTCATATGCTGTAATCGTTATACGCTCAACAGCCAATCCACCAATGGATCAGAACTCACCAGAGGATATCTTTACTTTGGGTAGTTATCTGAGTCGTGACCAGTATGGTGACCGTCCATTACTTTACGGACAGGCATACTCAAGTCAACCTGCTGTGGCAGAAGATGGTATGCACTATAAGTTTGATGAGGGTGCACCAGTTTATGAGCGTAAGGAGAAAGCGTCTAAAGACGAGAAAGATTCTTACTTCATTGTCCGTCATAAAGCAACACAGGTATTCGAACAGAATATGTTATTCCCACGTATGTACAACCCTGGTTCAGCAGGTCTATACGAACAGTGGATGGGTGGTATTACTGGACATGATGTTGATGGCGTAAAGATACCTACACAATGGGAAAACTTAAAGTTCTTCCTTTCTTATCAGTGTAACTTCATGTATTGGCGTTACTTCATGTGGAACTTTGCAGGACGACAGAACGATATTCAAGGTAATGGTGAACCAGAACATGGTAACTGGATTACAGGTATATCATTCATTGACAATTCACTTTATGGTGACCAAAACTTGTTACCTGATGAGTTGAAAGCAAACAAGGGACACAACGTCTTCTATTGTCTACCATTATTGCTCGGTCTAATCGGTCTTTTCTGGCAGGCATGGCGTGGAAAACGCGGTATACAACAATTCTGGGTCGTATTCTTCTTGTTCTTTATGACTGGTCTTGCCATTGTTATCTACCTGAATCAGACACCAAGTCAGCCACGTGAACGTGACTATGCTTATGCTGCATCATTCTATGCATACGCTATCTGGTGTGGATTAGGAGTATTGGCACTCTACGACTGGGCACGTAAACTCAAGGTTGCACCAGTATTATCAGCCTCTGTCATCTCACTTGTTTGTCTGCTTGTCCCTATCCAGATGGCATCTCAGACATGGGATGACCACGATCGTTCAGGTCGATATACTTGCCGTGACTTTGGTCAGAACTATCTTAATTCATTACAGCAGAAGGGTAATCCTATTATCTTTACGAATGGTGACAACGACACCTTCCCACTTTGGTATAACCAAGAGGTTGAGGGAGTGCGTACAGATACACGTGTTTGTAACCTTTCTTATCTGCAGACAGACTGGTACATCGATCAAATGCGCCGTCCAGCATACAACTCACCAAGTGTACCTATCTCATGGCCACGCCTTGATTATGTAAGTGGAACAAATGAGTATGTACAGATTCAACCAGAATTCAAGGAACAAATACGAGAGTTCTATAAGCAGGATCCTGTTTCAGCAAAGGCACAATTTGGTGACGACCCATTTGAATTAAAGAATATTCTCAAGTATTGGGTACGCTCAAAGAATGCTGACAGCCATGTTATCCCTACTGATACCATCTACATGACTATCGATAAGGAGGCTGTTCGTCGCAGTGGTATGATGCGTCCAGGTGATTCTATTCCAGATCGAATGGTTATCTCATTGGCAGGAAAACAAGCTTTATACAAGAATGACTTAATGATGCTTGAGATGATTGCCAACTGTAACTGGACACGTCCTCTCTATGTAGCCGTAACCGTAGGAGCTGAGAACTTTATGAACTTAGGTGAAAACTTCATTCAAGAAGGTCTCGTAAATCGTATTAGTCCATTCTCTACAATGGACAATGCAAATTCTACAGGCATCAATATGCGTAACTTCGATACAGAGAAGACTTATGATGTCATGATGAATCGTTTCAAATGGGGTGGTCTTAGTAAGCCAGGACTTTACATTGATGAAACTGTAGCTCGTATGTGCTATACACATCGTCGTGAGATGGCCGACCTTGCACTTCACCTCATTGCAAAGGGTGAGAAGGCTAAAGCATTGAAAGTATTACAGAAGGCTGAGAAGGAAATACCAAGCTATAACGTACCAATCAGCTACATGAGTGGTTCATCAGATATGGCACGTGCATACGCATTACTTGGTCAGAAAGTAAAGGCACGCCAGATGTATGATGATTTGTGGAAGACTTCACTTCAGTATGTAAACTACTATTTGAGCCTTAATCCACGTCTCTTCAATATGTCTCAGAGTTCATGTAAGATGAATTTCCAGATTATGATGAATCTTGTTAACGAAAATGAGCAAGCCGATCGCGAATGGGCAAACAAACATGCAGCCCAGCTTGACAACCTTTTTGTAAGATTCAAAAATAGAGGTGGTGCATTGATGTAG
- a CDS encoding M64 family metallopeptidase: protein MFLAVTLTAAAQEFNHYFEDATLRLDYIFSGNAKHQTIAVDELSRIPRWYGKHERLAEVPVEGNGQVIVRDHRTQKVIYRNSFSTLFQEWLTYDEAKKPSGKAFENVFLVPFPKDSVDITVELRNNRREATVSMSHTVNPKDILIRHIGERSVTPYETLQKAADTTRCIHIAYVAEGYTEAEMANFIEDCRTANEALFAHEPFKSLRQRFNVVAVKSPSMESGTSEPSKGIWKNTALHSHFDTFYSDRYLTTLHLKELHDWLAGTPYEHIIVLVNTEKYGGGGILNSYNLSMVRNPYFKPVVVHEFGHSFAGLGDEYAYEKEQINMYPTDVEPWESNLTTLVDFHGKWENLINKKTPIPTPQPADLDKPNARYDKWKVGVYEPAGYSQHGVYRAYPDCRMRTNMHPEFCPACNLGLTKLIKFYTGE from the coding sequence TTGTTCTTGGCTGTCACGCTAACTGCCGCAGCACAGGAATTTAATCATTACTTTGAGGATGCAACGCTTCGTCTTGATTACATTTTTTCAGGTAATGCTAAGCATCAAACCATTGCTGTAGACGAATTATCGCGCATACCACGATGGTATGGTAAACATGAACGATTGGCAGAGGTACCTGTCGAAGGAAATGGTCAAGTTATTGTACGTGACCATCGTACACAAAAGGTTATCTATCGCAATTCATTCTCAACACTTTTTCAGGAATGGCTGACGTATGATGAAGCAAAGAAACCTTCTGGTAAGGCATTTGAAAATGTTTTCCTCGTTCCTTTTCCAAAGGATTCTGTAGATATTACAGTTGAACTAAGGAACAACCGTCGCGAAGCAACAGTGTCTATGAGTCATACTGTTAATCCAAAGGATATTCTCATTCGTCACATTGGTGAACGTTCTGTAACACCTTACGAAACCTTGCAGAAGGCTGCAGACACGACACGCTGTATTCATATTGCTTATGTTGCAGAGGGATATACAGAGGCGGAGATGGCAAACTTTATAGAAGATTGTCGTACTGCTAACGAAGCCCTTTTTGCACATGAGCCATTTAAGTCACTGCGTCAACGCTTTAATGTTGTAGCTGTTAAGTCGCCATCTATGGAGAGTGGTACGTCTGAACCATCAAAGGGTATTTGGAAAAATACAGCCCTTCACTCACACTTTGATACATTCTACAGTGACCGTTATCTGACAACATTACATCTAAAGGAATTACATGACTGGTTGGCTGGTACACCTTATGAGCATATCATCGTACTTGTAAATACAGAGAAGTATGGTGGCGGTGGTATTCTGAACTCTTATAACCTTTCAATGGTGCGTAATCCTTATTTCAAGCCAGTTGTTGTACATGAGTTTGGACATTCCTTTGCTGGTCTGGGTGATGAATATGCATACGAAAAGGAGCAGATTAATATGTATCCAACCGACGTAGAACCTTGGGAGTCAAACCTTACAACTTTAGTTGACTTCCATGGAAAATGGGAGAATCTTATTAACAAGAAGACACCTATTCCAACTCCTCAGCCAGCTGACCTTGATAAACCCAATGCGCGTTATGATAAGTGGAAGGTGGGAGTTTATGAACCTGCAGGCTATTCTCAGCATGGAGTTTATCGCGCATACCCAGACTGTCGTATGCGTACAAATATGCATCCAGAATTCTGTCCTGCTTGTAATTTGGGACTTACAAAACTTATAAAGTTCTATACGGGAGAGTAG
- a CDS encoding SMI1/KNR4 family protein, whose protein sequence is MNKTYRDLIYRFQNQGIEESQSTGAILIGKAPHIAPEAWLNTLYPPLSKNDVQALEKELGMEIPIDYKKFLLDVSNGLDILVGTFCLDGLRRNYKRSTNESRQPFSIITANIRERPRNAADDHFFIGGYDWDGSYLYIDKRTSTVHYCDRDDATSLFQWETFEQMLISELKRIYSLFDERGRKIDEDLYTTPIKR, encoded by the coding sequence ATGAATAAAACATATAGGGATTTAATTTATAGATTTCAGAACCAGGGTATTGAAGAATCCCAATCCACCGGTGCAATCCTTATAGGAAAAGCGCCCCATATAGCCCCCGAGGCTTGGCTAAACACCCTGTATCCTCCGCTAAGTAAGAACGATGTCCAAGCATTGGAGAAAGAATTGGGCATGGAAATTCCCATCGATTATAAAAAATTCTTGTTAGATGTAAGCAATGGGTTAGACATATTGGTTGGAACCTTTTGTTTAGACGGGTTAAGAAGAAACTATAAAAGAAGCACTAATGAAAGCCGCCAACCATTTTCGATTATTACGGCAAACATTCGGGAAAGACCTCGAAATGCCGCAGACGACCATTTCTTTATAGGCGGTTATGACTGGGACGGTTCTTATCTTTATATAGATAAAAGAACAAGCACCGTGCACTATTGTGATAGAGACGATGCAACCTCCCTATTCCAATGGGAAACGTTCGAGCAAATGCTTATATCAGAGTTAAAGAGGATATACTCACTGTTTGATGAGAGGGGAAGAAAAATAGATGAAGACCTTTATACCACCCCAATTAAAAGGTAA
- the glyA gene encoding serine hydroxymethyltransferase, with amino-acid sequence MRRDQEIFDLIEMEHKRQLKGMELIASENFVSDEVMQAMGSYLTNKYAEGYPGKRYYGGCQVVDQVETLAIERVKQLFGAEYANVQPHSGAQANQAVLLAVLKPGDTFMGLDLDQGGHLSHGSEVNTSGILYNHVGYTLNRETGRVDYDEMERLAREHKPKLIIGGGSAYSREWDYKRMRKIADEVGALLMVDMAHPAGLIAAGLLDNPVKYAHIVTTTTHKTLRGPRGGIILMGKDFDNPWGLTTKKGDLKPMSMLFNSAVFPGNQGGPLEHVIAAKAVGFGENLLPSWKEYATQVKKNASVLAQALVEKGFSIVSGGTDNHSMLLDLRQKYPDLTGKVAENALVAADITANKNKVPYDERSAFQTSGLRLGTAAMTTRGCKEDMMLLCADLIDEVLSDPENEQVIKRVREKVNETMKDYPLFAY; translated from the coding sequence ATGAGAAGAGACCAAGAAATTTTTGACCTTATTGAGATGGAACACAAACGCCAGCTCAAAGGTATGGAGCTGATTGCATCAGAGAATTTCGTCAGTGACGAAGTTATGCAAGCCATGGGATCTTACCTAACAAACAAGTATGCTGAAGGTTATCCAGGCAAACGCTATTATGGTGGTTGTCAAGTGGTTGACCAAGTTGAAACACTTGCCATTGAGCGCGTAAAGCAACTCTTTGGTGCTGAATATGCCAATGTGCAGCCTCATTCTGGTGCGCAGGCTAACCAAGCTGTGTTGCTTGCCGTGCTGAAACCAGGCGACACATTCATGGGACTTGATCTTGACCAAGGCGGTCATCTCTCTCATGGTAGTGAGGTGAATACATCTGGTATCCTCTATAACCATGTTGGCTATACATTGAACCGTGAAACTGGTCGTGTTGACTATGACGAGATGGAGCGTCTCGCACGTGAGCACAAGCCAAAGCTTATCATCGGTGGTGGTTCTGCTTACAGCCGTGAGTGGGATTATAAGCGCATGCGCAAGATTGCTGATGAGGTAGGTGCATTATTAATGGTTGACATGGCTCATCCTGCTGGTCTTATTGCTGCAGGTTTGCTCGATAACCCTGTAAAATATGCTCATATTGTTACCACAACAACTCACAAGACACTCCGTGGTCCTCGTGGTGGTATTATCCTTATGGGTAAGGACTTCGATAATCCTTGGGGCTTAACAACCAAGAAGGGTGATTTGAAGCCTATGTCTATGCTCTTCAATTCTGCTGTATTCCCTGGCAACCAGGGTGGTCCATTGGAGCATGTTATTGCAGCTAAGGCTGTTGGCTTTGGTGAGAACCTCCTACCAAGCTGGAAGGAATATGCAACACAGGTGAAGAAGAATGCTTCTGTTCTTGCTCAGGCACTTGTTGAGAAAGGCTTCAGCATTGTTAGTGGTGGCACAGACAACCATTCTATGTTGCTTGACCTACGTCAGAAGTATCCAGACCTTACTGGTAAGGTTGCTGAGAATGCACTTGTTGCTGCTGACATCACAGCCAATAAGAATAAGGTACCATACGATGAGCGTTCTGCGTTCCAGACCAGCGGTTTACGCCTTGGAACAGCTGCTATGACAACACGTGGATGTAAGGAAGATATGATGTTACTCTGTGCTGACCTTATTGATGAGGTATTGTCAGACCCAGAGAACGAGCAGGTTATCAAGCGTGTACGTGAGAAAGTGAATGAGACGATGAAGGATTATCCTCTCTTCGCTTACTAA
- the queG gene encoding tRNA epoxyqueuosine(34) reductase QueG yields MSSIDALNPNINKKDSIVALSSTIKSLAHSMGFFACGIAKAAPVDEAVAQKYRKWLENGEEASMAYMTNYLEKRLDPRLLVPGVQSIVSLALNYAPAQQLPKGEYQIAAYALGLDYHDLMKQKMRELAIRITEQWQIPKQEEGEAPSVRCFCDTAPVLERYWAQKAGLGWVGRNHQLIIPHAGSMFFLGEIFLPFDVDVYDEPMSNRCGSCHRCIDACPTRAIIPDEDFHAERCLSYQLIENRGELSDEAKNHMGDTIYGCDRCQTACPWNRFATPNTEPALQPKPELLSMSKEKWHNLTVEDYQRLFKGSAVKRVKFEGLKRNITVKKK; encoded by the coding sequence ATGTCATCAATAGATGCCTTAAACCCTAACATAAATAAGAAAGATTCAATTGTTGCCCTATCATCAACAATAAAATCTTTAGCACACTCCATGGGATTCTTTGCTTGTGGCATAGCAAAGGCAGCACCTGTTGATGAAGCCGTAGCACAGAAATATCGTAAATGGTTGGAGAATGGCGAAGAGGCTTCAATGGCATATATGACAAACTACTTAGAGAAACGACTTGATCCACGGCTTCTCGTTCCTGGTGTACAGAGTATCGTTTCACTTGCTCTCAACTATGCTCCAGCTCAACAGCTTCCTAAAGGCGAGTATCAAATAGCAGCGTACGCACTTGGTTTAGATTATCATGACCTAATGAAGCAAAAGATGAGGGAATTAGCGATAAGAATAACAGAACAGTGGCAAATCCCCAAACAAGAAGAAGGAGAAGCCCCCTCAGTGCGTTGCTTCTGTGACACTGCTCCTGTCCTTGAACGTTATTGGGCACAGAAGGCAGGACTTGGATGGGTAGGACGCAATCATCAGCTCATCATTCCTCATGCAGGTTCTATGTTCTTTTTGGGTGAGATTTTCTTACCTTTTGATGTTGATGTATACGATGAACCAATGTCAAACCGATGTGGAAGTTGCCATCGTTGTATTGATGCCTGCCCTACTCGTGCAATCATACCTGATGAAGATTTCCATGCAGAACGATGTCTTTCATATCAACTGATTGAAAATCGCGGAGAACTATCTGACGAAGCAAAAAACCATATGGGTGATACAATATATGGCTGCGATCGATGCCAAACAGCATGTCCTTGGAATCGCTTTGCTACACCTAATACAGAACCAGCTCTCCAACCTAAGCCTGAGCTTCTCAGTATGAGCAAAGAGAAGTGGCACAATCTAACAGTTGAAGATTATCAACGGTTATTTAAAGGATCTGCAGTTAAACGAGTTAAATTCGAGGGTCTGAAAAGAAATATAACCGTAAAGAAAAAATAA